A segment of the Bacillus pseudomycoides genome:
CAATCTGCACCCATCCTTTTTGTTTTTCAGGTGGATATCCAATAATTAATGGAATACATCCTGCTTCTTGTCTGCGAAATCCTGTTTGATAGAAGAAATGCGTATTCAGCGGCGTATCCTTTTCGGTTAGCGAGGATAACAAATCCATTGCTTTATATAGTTGTTTTCGGTGCTTTCCTCCTTTTAGATGAATGACACCTTGTTCCCGTACGCCATTTATCCATAGTTCGAAAGAGCAATCTTGTGAGATTAGCTCTCGGCATACACCAGCAGCTACTTGAATTAAATATTCCATATCTGTACGAAGCGTATATCCTGTTTTACCTAATAAATTTACATACAGCGCATACCGATCGCCTTGTGTATATTCATACTTTTTTGCACTTATTACCCCAGTTTTCGCAGTAGCTCCCCAATGAATCGAGCGAAATGATTCTCCCTCATACCCTTTCACACCTACTATTGTCGTTTCATCATATAATGGAGAAACAGCCGCCCTTCGAAATCCGTGTTTCCATGTTGTCATTTCCGGTATCGTTACTTTAGACATTTGCGGAAGAATATGAAATTCAGGGAGTTTCTTTTGTTCAATAGGCAAGTAATACGTTAAAAGGCCAAATGGATCTGATATCATCAGCTCCGCAGCTTGCCATCCTTGTCTTCCTCTTTCATTTGCATTCCCCCCTAACGTAATTGTTATCATATCTCTTCCTTCTAATTGGAGAGGAATTTGATAAGAGTGATGCGAACGCTGCATCTTCTGATCCGTTTCCCACTCTATTTGTTCATTAGAACGAAACTGAAGAGCTGCTTTAAAAATGGGAAAACGTGCTTCATTTATAATTTGCACCGCACACTCTCCTCTTTCGTTCATAAATAGTCTCTTTTGATTTTGGGAGATATCCCATTTCACTTTCATGACTGCCTTCATATACAAATACAAAAATCCAACTAGCAGCAAGTAAAATAAAAAGATAGCTACAATGAAAAATTGATTGGTAAATACGACGAGTATAAGACAAATAACACCGATTCCCCCTATAGAGAGAGGTTCCATTAACGGATGTTTCCTTTTTATAATTTCATTCATACGCTTTCCACTGGCACTGCAAGTTTTTCTAAAATTCCTTGCAGAACATCTACTTTTGTTGTTTTCATGTCCCCCTCAATCGTTAACGTTAAGCGATGTGCACAAACCGGAGCTGCTAAAACTTTCAAATCATCAGGAGTTACATATTCCCGCCCCTTTAATAAAGCCCTTGCTTGAGCCGCCCTCATAAAAGCTAATGATCCACGCGGACTAACCCCAATTTCTACTAAATCATGATTTCGCGTTGCTTCTACAATATCAAGCAAGTACTCTTCCACCTCATCGTGTATATGGATTCTTTTAGATTGCTCTTGCAACTCCAATATGTCAGAGAGAGTTACAACGCTTTGTAAGTCATTAAATGGATTGTTTTCTTTAAATCGTTTTAACATTTCTTTTTCATATGTACGATCTGGATAACCTTGCCGAATCGTTAATAAAAATCGATCTAACTGTGCATCTGGGAGCGCAAACGTTCCTGCCGACTCTAACGGATTTTGTGTAGCTAACACAATAAATGGTTTTGGTAATACATGTGTTACGCCCGCAATCGTTACCGTACGTTCTTCCATTACCTCTAACAGTGCTGATTGCGTCCGCGGAACCGCCCTGTTAATTTCATCTACTAAAACAAGATTTGCAAAAATAGGTCCCTTTCTCGTTTTAAAATCACTCTCTTTCATATCAAAATATTCTAATCCTACTACATCACCAGGCAACGTATCCGATGTAAATTGAATACGCTGAAAAGCTCCATCAATACTTTTTGCAAGTGTTTTAGCTAATGTTGTTTTCCCCGTTCCTGGTACATCTTCTAGTAAAACATGACCGTTTGCGACTAGTGCGATCATCGCTAAATCAATTACTTCTTCCTTACCTATAATTACTTTTGACACATTCTCTTTAATTTTTTCTAGTATAGTCATTTTTCTTATCCACCTTTTTATTATTTGATTTTTCTGATATTTTATAACATTTTAGCACACCTGCTATTTTCTATAAACTGGAAAACAAAAAAATCAAATTTTTTATTACTCTAACTATCCCCTTCTTTACAAAAAATCAATTTCAATTCTTCATATATATTACTAAATCTATAAAATAGTAATGTACGTTCGTTTTTCGCAATTATTTATAAAGTGAAACCTTATGGTACAAATCTGATTTATTAGAAACAGAGTACCTCCGTATTCTTTTATAATACTAATCTAAATTATATATGCTATCTTCGCCTCTTTTTCAAATTACAGTATACAAATACCTATGTCCTATCGTTTTCTTGCATCTCCCCTTAAATATTCTTGTTATTTAAAATAATAAATCTAATGCAGTCGTTTTTGTAGGATTCCCTTATCTTTTGTCGAATACATTCAATGGGAGGAGGAAAATTGCATGCTTTTCACAGGATTCTTCATTAATCTATCTATTTTTGCTTTCCTAGTTAGTTCAGCTATTTTTATCCAAGTATTTATAAGAAAAATGGATTCGAAATCAATCCAGTTATTTGGAGGCATATATGCAGGTATCATAGCTGCTATTTTGATGATTTTTAATTTTAAGCACATGGGATTGTTTTATGACCTTCGAGTGGTTCCTCTTATAATCGCGTTTATTTATTTTGGCCGTACAGCCGGCTGGATTACATTAATGTTTATTTTATTTATGCGCATTTTCTATCTTGATGGTGATTGGGGACCAGCTTTGATAGCTGCTTTAGGAATAGCCACTATATATACTATATTTAAAACATATCTCAAAAATATCCATCCTTTTAAAAGCGTCTTTCTTTATCTAGCTGTTTATATAGTTATAATCCATTGGGTAATAGGATTCTTTTTTCCTTCTATACCACTTATACTTCTTGACATTCAAGGTACATTATTTATGTCTTCTGGACTATTAATTGGTGTTTTTCTTATGGAGTCCTATCAAAAATTATATTGTTTAACACAAAAATTAGCTAAAGCGAATGATACATTACTAGAATCAAAACAAGAATTAAGGGATACCGTACATGAACTTCAAGGAGGTATTTTTAAATTTAAAAAAGTGAATGGGAATTTTATTCATACTTTGTGTGATGGACAATTATTTTATCAACATGGGTTTCACTCTGAACAAGTGGTAGGTAAAAGTTTACCTACTATAGATTCTTCCATTGTTCCATTCCATTTAATTCCTCGACTACTAAAATATTATCAACAGGCATGGGATGGCGAAGAAGTAACTTTCGAACTACCATGGCCAAATGATGAGACTATTATACTTTTCTCTCTTAGGCCAGTTAAAAGAGAGGGAACAGTGATTGAGGTGGTTGGTTCTACTGTTGATATAACGAAAAGAAAAAATGCAGAAAATGAACTAAAAGTAACTAAAGAACGGCTGGAATCATTTATTAATCATAACGTAGATGCTATCACTATATTTGATTTAGACGGACATATGATACAAGCCAATAAAGCTTATGAGAAAATATTTGGTTGGTCCGAAAAAGAAATCTTAGGAAAAAAATTACCTTGCGTACCTGATTTTTTAATGAATCAAACTTTAGAATGTATAAAAAATATTAAAAACAACAATATTAAAGACCCTGTTATTACTAGATTAGAGACAGTTAGACAACGAAAAGATAAAACTTTAATTGATGTAAGCTTGACGGTTTCACCCATTTTAGATTTAAGGGGCAATGTAATTGCTTTATCAGGAATTTGTAGAGACATTTCTGAAAGAAAACAAGCAGAAAGAGAACTGCATCGATTACATCAACAATTAAGAGACAGTGAAATGAAATACCGTGCACTAATCGAACAAGCAACTGACGCAGTATATGTAGTAGAGCTGAATGAAGATCAAGTTCCAACTCGATTTATTGAGGTAAATCCTGTTGGGTGTAAAAGATTTGGATACAGTAGAGAAGAGCTTCTCTCCATGCCATTTCCTAAGACTGTTCCACAGGATTCCCCAATGCTCATAAGGCTGTTAGAAAAAATTAGAGAAGGGCATACTTCTTTCACTTTGCAAGATGAGTATGTTTTTCCAACCGGAAAAACAATAACAACTGAGTTTAGTGTTCGTGTTTTTAATTTGAACGGCAAAAACGTTTTCTTGAGTATGTCTCGAGATATCACTGAACGGTTAAAAACAGAGGAATTATTACGAAAATCGGAGAAACTTGCTGTAGTAGGCCAATTAGCCACTGCAATTGCCCATGAAATTAACAATCCTTTAACAGCAATGAAAGGATTCATGCATTTACTAAAATCATCGGAAAATAAGAACAATGAGCATTATATAGATATCGTGCTATCAGAGATTGAACAAATAGGTAGTATTACTAATGAATTTATGGCGTTAGCAAAGCCACAAGCATTAGAAATTAAAACGAATGACCTGAATGTATTAATGAAGCAAATTGTAATGATACTTCAGCCACAAGCAATGATGAATAACATACAAATTACAACTAAGTTTACATCTGACACTTCATTCATGCTTTGTGAAGGAAATCAATTAAAGCAAGTTTTTATAAATATCTTAAAAAATGCGATTGAAGCGACGCCAATGGGAGGAGAAATCTTAATTGAAGTTGAATATGTACCTGATAAAAACCAGATAAACATTCGATTTACTGATTACGGATGTGGAATTGAAAAAGAACGTATCCCTTATCTAGGAGAGCCATTTTATAGTATCAAAGAAAATGGTATCGGTTTAGGATTAATGATCTGTTATAAAACTATTGAAAAGCACCAGGGAAAGATACTTATTGAAAGTGAAGTAGGTAAAGGAACGACAGTTAATATAAATCTTCCTATATCTACTTGCGAAAATTAAAGCTCTCATTCATCTTTTTAGGTACACCTTATCACCTTGAAATAAAAAAACATCTTTAAAGAAAAAAAGTTTCTTTTCTATATTAAAATAGAAAGCTCTTCACAAAAAATAATATATCCTTCATCATCAAGGGTTAAACATTCTCTTTCAATAAGCCATCTAATGTTTGGAACTTGAAAATTATAAAAATCAACTTTACTGTGATGTAACCCGTCCAACTTTTTGTTACTCGTCTTGATATTTCTGAGTCTAACCCTACAGCATTATCGAAACTACAAAAGAAAACGGGCTGATACCATATGAATACTTGAAGTACATGCTTGAATAAATGCCGAATGGTGACCTAAATGACCCAAGCACAATAGCAAAACTACTTCCATGGGCTCCTGATTTACCAACTACTTGTTTCGTTCCAAAATCAAAAACACAATAGGCAAAGCCCTAGGATAGCTGACTTCACAATTCTATCCTAGGGCCCTTTCTATTGCGATGTGTGAAATACTACTTACTGCTTACATTCGACTTAGTATTTTTATAAAAAAATCCACTTCAACCATATTTTTTTGCCTTGGAAGATTTTATTTTAAAATTATCTACGCAATTTTTTCAAATATCTTTAGATGAGTGAAAATCCTTGTCTATAAAGAACCCACAATTTTCTCATCATCTACTGCATATTTTACTAAGCAATCATTTTCCATGACTAGTTCTTTGTCAACTAAGTTACCTGTGACACGATCAACTATTTTTTTATAAACTTTATTTTGTCTGTATACTTGATCATCTATTTTTTTTACAAAACAATGATCTTCTTCAACGATAGAATACTTATATGGAGGATACTGGGATGCTCTAATTTCTCCGTAGATGTATTCTTCGTCAAGATGTAGATTGACTTGATAGGAAATATTTGAATTGTTCCTCAATTTGAGATCAATAATACCATTCATCAAAGTGGCGCCTGTTCCAAATGGAATTACACGTCCATAGTCAGGGAATGGATCGAAACTATGACGATATCTTTCCACTGTTTCCAACTCTGAATGAAGAAACATCCAGTAGAGAAGATTCCCTAACTGACAGAGACCACCGCCTATTCCCTTTATCGCTTCGCCATTCATTAGAATAATTCCTTCTTTATATCCAGCCTTTTCATTGGAATTACCAACAAGATGCCAAAATGAAAATGTTTCTCCCGGTTTAATTACAACCTGGTTTATTTTGCAGATGGCTAGCTTTAGATTGGTAATTTTGTTATATTGCAGCTGTATATCCGTATCACCTAACTTTCTAATAAGCAAAGATTTATGTTTATAAATCCTGTAAGGTAATAGATTTTGCTCAAATGTTTTTGAAAATTTATAACCTTTAAGACGGTCACTTATTTTTTTAAACAGCCTACGTTGTCTAATTCTAATAGGAATTAAAAAAGGAAATCTTTGTGTTAATAATTTTCTTGCCATTGAGAGTTGAGCTCCTTTATATACTATTCATCTATATATTGTATTCAAATTTACACCTTATTCATCATCACTAAGCAAATTGATATGTATTTCTTACTGTATTACCTTATAGTACATATTTTCTTTTCTTTTGTTTGTAATCATAATTCAAACTATAATTGCTTATACAATTTCTCCCTTTATTATAAACTTTTATAGTCTTAGTCTATCACAAATTGCATTCAACACTTTAATGGAATAAAGCTTTCAGTTTTATAAAATATTTGATCATAACTTATTTACAATTCTTTGATTGAAGAGATAAATCATCGCATTTTTTTAGAAACGTCGCAACTTTATTCAAAACTTCGCGTCTTTCTTACAAACATCGTAATTTTATTTCAAAGCCACATCTCTTCTTTTTATCTTATTTTTATTGCTATGCATATCTACGCTAGAAGAATACTACCTCACCAATCCTCCTGCTGCAATTGAAATCTAGCTTGTAGAATTAACACCTGTTTGTGGTAACCATCCAGATTTTGATTCACTCTCTTTCTTAGACTGTGGTTGCTCTTTCGATAATATTTTTCTTCTAGCTTTTATGTTTATCATTTAAATAGCCTTTTTAATTTTAAAAAGATAAATGTTTAATAATACGCTAGAATTATACATAAAGCATCCGTTTCTACAACATAGCTTTGAAGAATTTGAAACTTTAAAAGATCTTCGGGATTTCCTATATTTATATGCAAAGCTCCCGGTAAAACCAGAAACAAATCAAAAGTTGCTTTCAACTATGTTAGCTGCTGTTAAACAATCAAAGGATAAAAAGGCATTTATCGAAGAGCTAAATAATTACAATAAAATGCATGGGTTACTGGATGGAACATACGACTCTTTCATTGTCAACTACGATATGTATGTTGAGAATAAATCAAGGAGTCTATCACCATCTGTACATTCTTAAAATACAATTTCATATCAAAAGGCTCTTGAATTTTGGTAATTCAGTTCAAGAACCTCATATTTTATTTTTCCAATACAAATCTTCTATATGGGATGATCTTCCATTGGCGATGGTTAGTTCCCCTTCTGCATGGGAGGATCTTCCGCTGGCGGTAGTACGGATTCCTTCTGCATGGGCAGCTGTTCCACTGGCTAAAGTACTTTCTCCTTCTGCATGGGCAGCGGATCCGTTGGCAGTGGTATTATTTCCTTCTGTATGGGAAGTGAATCCACGGGAGCTTGTAAAGGATCCTTCCGCATGGGAAGCGAATCCGCTGGCAGTGGTATTGCTTCCTTCTGCATGGGAAGCGAATCCACTAGCAGTGCTGGTTCCTTCTTCTACGGCACATCCTATTTCAGGGTCAACTCGAATGCAACCATTACAACAAGGCGTTATAGCGGAAACCCCTATTTCTTTATTCTGATTTTCTTCACCTTGGTTTTCACAAGGATTCATTTCGTTTTGATCCGACATAAAATCCCCCTCTTTTTGATATATTTTCTACATAGATCATAGAATCATATAGCTAATGTATATAAATATGTATTTCGAAATCTATTTGAAAGGGAC
Coding sequences within it:
- a CDS encoding VanW family protein is translated as MARKLLTQRFPFLIPIRIRQRRLFKKISDRLKGYKFSKTFEQNLLPYRIYKHKSLLIRKLGDTDIQLQYNKITNLKLAICKINQVVIKPGETFSFWHLVGNSNEKAGYKEGIILMNGEAIKGIGGGLCQLGNLLYWMFLHSELETVERYRHSFDPFPDYGRVIPFGTGATLMNGIIDLKLRNNSNISYQVNLHLDEEYIYGEIRASQYPPYKYSIVEEDHCFVKKIDDQVYRQNKVYKKIVDRVTGNLVDKELVMENDCLVKYAVDDEKIVGSL
- a CDS encoding DUF58 domain-containing protein, yielding MNEIIKRKHPLMEPLSIGGIGVICLILVVFTNQFFIVAIFLFYLLLVGFLYLYMKAVMKVKWDISQNQKRLFMNERGECAVQIINEARFPIFKAALQFRSNEQIEWETDQKMQRSHHSYQIPLQLEGRDMITITLGGNANERGRQGWQAAELMISDPFGLLTYYLPIEQKKLPEFHILPQMSKVTIPEMTTWKHGFRRAAVSPLYDETTIVGVKGYEGESFRSIHWGATAKTGVISAKKYEYTQGDRYALYVNLLGKTGYTLRTDMEYLIQVAAGVCRELISQDCSFELWINGVREQGVIHLKGGKHRKQLYKAMDLLSSLTEKDTPLNTHFFYQTGFRRQEAGCIPLIIGYPPEKQKGWVQIVK
- a CDS encoding MoxR family ATPase, with the protein product MTILEKIKENVSKVIIGKEEVIDLAMIALVANGHVLLEDVPGTGKTTLAKTLAKSIDGAFQRIQFTSDTLPGDVVGLEYFDMKESDFKTRKGPIFANLVLVDEINRAVPRTQSALLEVMEERTVTIAGVTHVLPKPFIVLATQNPLESAGTFALPDAQLDRFLLTIRQGYPDRTYEKEMLKRFKENNPFNDLQSVVTLSDILELQEQSKRIHIHDEVEEYLLDIVEATRNHDLVEIGVSPRGSLAFMRAAQARALLKGREYVTPDDLKVLAAPVCAHRLTLTIEGDMKTTKVDVLQGILEKLAVPVESV
- a CDS encoding PAS domain S-box protein, yielding MLFTGFFINLSIFAFLVSSAIFIQVFIRKMDSKSIQLFGGIYAGIIAAILMIFNFKHMGLFYDLRVVPLIIAFIYFGRTAGWITLMFILFMRIFYLDGDWGPALIAALGIATIYTIFKTYLKNIHPFKSVFLYLAVYIVIIHWVIGFFFPSIPLILLDIQGTLFMSSGLLIGVFLMESYQKLYCLTQKLAKANDTLLESKQELRDTVHELQGGIFKFKKVNGNFIHTLCDGQLFYQHGFHSEQVVGKSLPTIDSSIVPFHLIPRLLKYYQQAWDGEEVTFELPWPNDETIILFSLRPVKREGTVIEVVGSTVDITKRKNAENELKVTKERLESFINHNVDAITIFDLDGHMIQANKAYEKIFGWSEKEILGKKLPCVPDFLMNQTLECIKNIKNNNIKDPVITRLETVRQRKDKTLIDVSLTVSPILDLRGNVIALSGICRDISERKQAERELHRLHQQLRDSEMKYRALIEQATDAVYVVELNEDQVPTRFIEVNPVGCKRFGYSREELLSMPFPKTVPQDSPMLIRLLEKIREGHTSFTLQDEYVFPTGKTITTEFSVRVFNLNGKNVFLSMSRDITERLKTEELLRKSEKLAVVGQLATAIAHEINNPLTAMKGFMHLLKSSENKNNEHYIDIVLSEIEQIGSITNEFMALAKPQALEIKTNDLNVLMKQIVMILQPQAMMNNIQITTKFTSDTSFMLCEGNQLKQVFINILKNAIEATPMGGEILIEVEYVPDKNQINIRFTDYGCGIEKERIPYLGEPFYSIKENGIGLGLMICYKTIEKHQGKILIESEVGKGTTVNINLPISTCEN